TAGAGCATTCCAGCTCTGCTGATATTTTGAATCATATAAGTCAAGATTGTCGTGATGATTGGCCATTGCAAAAAAGTACTTCGCACCTGCATTCTTATAAAGCGCCACCAATTCCTCCGGATTCCATTGATCAGCCTTCCACTCGTTAATTACATCTTTGAAACCAAATTTAGATGGATGCCCGTATTTCTGTAAATGATACTTATATTGATGACTGCCCTCTTCATACATTCCTCTGGCATACCAATCTCCGGCTTCGGGTTGGCATTGCGGCCCCCAATGTGCCCAGATACCAAACTTGGCATTGCGGTACCAATCGGGTACTTTATAACCCTGCAGCGATTGCCAGGTAGGTTTAAATGGACCGGTCAATATTTTTTCATTTCCAGACAGGTCATTAAAAAAACCACCTGCTTTACTCAGATCCGAAGCAGCAAGAGCGGAGAATACCATTCCCATCTGTTTAATTAATAAGCGTCTGTTCATAATTATCAATATGCGTTGATTCGTATTTCACCTTCCATTCATTCTTAAATGAGAGCGATTTGTTTACTCGGCTTAAAACTTATAGTGGCAAGCAGCCTCGCTTATTGCTGGCAAAAGCTACCTGCAAATCTAGGAACCTTCAAATCGATTTTTTTTACATAAAGGCGACTTTATTTTATACAAAACCGACTTACGCCGCCCCCTTCCGACTAATCACTACTTTTATGCAGAACGGGCCTGGTATACCATAAAGTTAAAAACCATCCGGTATATAACACTTACAGCCCGACACATTTAAACCAAAGGGGCATAGTATTGGTTTACATTAATGCTTATAAAAAGTCAAAAATCCGCAGTTAAAAATGCCTATATCAAAAGTAAAGTCTGGTAAAATAAATATGCTGCTATCCCGTATTTTAAGAAGCGCTGTTCTTATAACAGGATGTATCCGTTTAGTCTTTTTATAAACTGTGCAACTACATGATTGACGAGTTGTATAAATGCCAGCAGGCAATGGTTACTTAAGCGCATTCCCCGAAAAGTTTTTGATACGCTGGAAGAAAAATCCGGCCGAGTTTGGGCTCCTTATTATACTTTTCATAAATTAATGCAGGGACTTCTTGATGTGTATACCCGTACCGGCAACGAAAAGTGGTATGAATTGGTTTGTGATACGGCGGCCTATGTATCCAAAAGGATGCGCTTACCAAGCCCCTAAACCATTGAGAAAATGCTTTATACACCGCAAGCCAATCCATCGAACGAAGCCAGCGCTATGAATAAGGTCCCTTTAAAACCTTTTCGAAGTATCGCACAACCCGAAACATCTGGTTCTTGCCAGGGTTTTCGAACGTGGCTGGTTCCTGCTTTCCCTTGCAAGAAATAAGAATATCCTTTCGGGTCTTCATTCCAACACGCTCCTGGTTTTGGTAAACGGTTTTGCAAAAGGATATATGCGCACGGGCCGGAAATTTTATTATCGGGCTGCGCAAAATTTTTGGAAAATGCTGATCCTTCACCAAACCTATGCCAATGGATCCAGGAGCGGTCCCCGCCCAACGTAGTATTGCCCACATCTCGCAGTGCTGAACACTGGGTGGGACAATTGTCCTACCGGGAACGGGATTTTTCCTCATTTTTGCAGCATTCCTAAAAAACAGGGCATATGAACGTTTTGGTAACTGGCAGCGCCGGTCATCTTGGAGAAGCGCTGGTACGCACATTAAGGCAACATTCTGCTGAAGTGATCGGGTTGGATATCCGCCCCTCGGCATTTACTACTCATGTAGGTTCCATTGAAAACCGCTCCTTCGTTAGAGAGTGCATGAAAGGAGTAACCACCGTTTTACATGGGGCCACCCTGCATAAGCCCCATGTGGCCACGCATACTATGCAGCAATTCGTAGATACCAATATTACGGGCACGCTTAACCTCTTGCAGGAAGCAGTAGCCGCCGGCGTGCAGGCTTTTGTTTTTACCAGTACGACCAGTGTTTTTGGAGATGCATTAGTGCCGCCTCCCGGAGCGCCTGCGGCCTGGATTACGGAGGACGTAAAGCCTCAGCCCAAAAATATTTACGGGGTAACCAAAAAAGCAGCGGAAGATCTTTGTCAGCTCTTCTACAGAAATTTCGGTCTGCCCTGCCTGGTACTTCGCACTTCCCGTTTCTTTCCTGAAAAAGACGACGACAAACATATGCGGGAAACTTTTCCGGACGAGAACCTGAAGGCCAACGAGTTTCTGTTTCGAAGAGTAGAGCTGGAAGACGCGGTACATGCACATTTGCTGGCGGCAGAAAAGGCTCCCTCCATCGGGTGGGGCGTTTATATTATCAGTGCTACAACACCGTTCTGCCCGGCAGATCTGCCTGCCCTGCGCCACAATGCGCCGGAGGTAGTACTGCGCACCGTACCGGCTTATGAAACAGCGTATAGCCACCGCGGATGGAAGATCCACCAAAGCATAGACCGGGTATATGTAAATGAGAAAGCAAGGAAAGACCTGGGTTGGGAACCCAAATATGATTTCGCCTACGTAATAGCGCGTATAAACGCAGGAGAAAATTTACGCAGCCCGCTTGCACAATTAACCGGCTCAAAAGGATATCATGCAGAGCGCTTTACGGATGGACCCTATCCGATCAACTAGTCTGTAAATAATCCATACATCTTTAATTCATGACCACATTGCCGGAAAAGATTTGCTCATTGAAACAGATATAGCTGAACAAAAATGGCCGCCGCCCCAAATCCTTGTTGCAGCAGGGCGTTTGTAGTAACCAGACACCATCATCACCCTCCATTTTTTTTCATGCCCGTTGAAGGATTTATAATTGCGCTTACATTTTCATCGGGTTCCTGTGAAAATATCTATCTTTTGCAGCAGCCCTAATGACCCGCTTAAATCGAGCGTAATAATGCATCGGCGTTTTCCAGTAAAACGATCAGGCTGGAATTGGAAACCCGGGGGGATATCCCCAAATACGGAAGCAAAAAAAGTCTGTCATACCGCCTGTCATTTTTCTGTCAGAAATAGCGGTAGGAAGCGTAAAAAAGTGAAGAAATTCGACGGTGCTTAAATGAAAAAAGCCTTACAAATCAATGACTTGTAAGGCCTTCCGGTGCCCGGGACTGGATTCGAACCAGCACATCCTTGCGAACGCTGCCACCTGAAGACAGTGCGTCTACCAATTTCGCCACCCGGGCATTTATATGCAGATCTTCTTGATTTTTTAGCGGCCCTGGATTGGTTATCCATACCTTTAAAAAAACAAAGATCCTGTTTACCAAACAAAAGAACTAAACTGCGTTGCGGCGCTGTTTCCAGATCACTGCCGCGGCAGGGGTTGCAAATATAGGTAAAATTCAAAATCCAATCACAAACAGTGGTAGTTTTTTTAAAAAAAATATGGTTCCTGATCGCGCCCCCGTTCTGTTACCGTGTTTGGCACCGGAGCTTTGACCGCAATCATCGGTGCGGCCAATATCCGTCATTGTAACCGGCTTGTTTTAAACCGTAGTTTGCAGGTAAAAAGGGGCCCCGCCTCCGGCAGAACGCCAACAGCATTTTTATGAAAAAGATACTTTTTGTATGCGATGAAAATCATTATCCGCAAGGCGCCTTTGAATGGATCAAGGCCCTGCGCAAACAGGAAGCCATACAGGTGAAAGGGCTGTTTTTTACGGCAGCCGGAAGTATAACCGAGCACCGGCCGGAAGCCGGCGGCGCCCCGGATTTTCATAGCCGGGAGCCGAAGCTGTTTATGGATCAATGCGGGAGCTGCGACATACCCTCCCAGGCCATTGAAAAAACCAAATCCGATTGGCAAAAGTCATTCTGGGAGCAGGAAAGCCGGTATGCAGACCTGCTGCTCTTCAGTCAGGAATTACTTTATGCAGGTATCAGCGGTAACCAGCCCAATAGCTATATGCAGCAGTTGCTGCGCTGGGCAGCCTGCCCGGTACTTGCTATTCCGGAAAACACAGTTGCTACCGAGCATCTCCTGGTAGCCTATGATGGCAGCCCGCAAAGTATCCATGCCTTAAAACAGTGCTGTTTATTATTTCCGCAATACCGGGAACTGCCTGTGCGGATTGCTTATGTGAAGGAAGAAGACAGTGACAGTATCCCGCAGCTTCAGCTGTTAACGGAATATGCCCTTGCACATTTCACAAACGTCAGGATCCTGAAACTGCACTGGGACTCGGAAAAGCATTTCAGCACCTGGGTCGAATGCTTCCGCAACCCGCTGCTGGTTACCGGGGCATTCGGGCGTTCTGCGCTGTCTGCTTCGTTCAGGGAAAGCTTTATTACCAGCATCATTCGCGGTCATGTGGCTCCTGTGTTCATTGCACATTAACCGTTCGGCATACAAGTTTCGCAAACAAATGCAATCCAATGCATCTGCCGCATATACATCGCGCGATGCAGGGATGACAAAAATCAGTAAGGGCGCTAATCCTGCTCATTGCCTCACCAGCGCAACAGGTCTACTTTAGCATTTTAAATACAACAAGCAGTAATGAAAACAGATCATTTGAGGAATGAAGAACAGGCTGCCTATCCCGGAGGATTCGTACCAGCCGTGAATGCCGGCAGCATTACCGAAATCCTGCAGTCGGTGGATACTGAAACGATTCCTCCGCGGGTAAATATTACCGAACTGAAAGACGGTTATAAGATTGACCTGGAGGCCCCGGGACTGAAAAAGGAAAACTTTATCATACAGGCCAACAAGCAGATCCTGACCATTTTTGCCGAAAACAAGAATCAGGGACTGGCGGCCGGGACCAGCTACCGCCTGCATGAGTTCAACAACCGGTACCTGTACCGGGATATTGTACTGCCTCCCGATGTAAGTACCCTGTTCTTTCACATACAATACGATGCCGGTATTTTAACCATTCATTTATGTAAGACAACAGGAGTTCCGGAAGACGCACAAACCACGGCCTGTGTATACTAAGCGTAATAAAACAAACAGCGGCCGGATGCAAGTGTAAACCGGCTGATTCCTGATCAATAAAATATATTCTGAATGGAATATCAATCCCAGCGCCCCGCTTCAAAAATGTTGCGGGACCATACAGCCAGACCAATTGCTATTGTGTAAGCAGGGCTAAGCCTGCTCAATGAGCCGTGTTCTGTTGAACATGGCTTTTATTACTAAAAAAAGTTTTTAGAATAATATGAACGACCCGAAATTTCAACAGATACAATACGAATGCGATACCTGGAAACGGGCGGTAACGTTCATGATGGAGGAATCCATCATTATGAAAAACCGGTTATCTGAGGTATTAAGAACCCATTTTAACCGGAACCTGCTGGAAGGCATCGAACTCCTGCTCAACAAGTTGATCCGGAATGACGAACGGATCGGTATCTTCCGCGACGATCTCAAGTTACTGGAAGCATCAGGTACCGGGCATTTTACAGAACAGGATGAAAAACTCTTCGAAAGCCGGATCCGCCTGCTGCACAACGATCTTTTGCAAATGGAAAAGCAGTTCGCCAGGCTCAAATCAGAATTTAATCATTATTTACTGGACCAGATAAAACGCTCGGGCAATCCACAAAAGTAGGTTCAAAGAGCGCAGGCTGCCCGAAGTTTGCTACATTCGTTCTTATTAGCTTTATCGATATCGCGCAGGTTTTATGTTCAGACACAAGGGAAAGGCCCGCCGGCCCGTTCATAACCTCAAACTGGCTTCGTTGTTGTCATTTGTAGCAGGCATTGTAAATGTAACGGGGTTTTTCTCCGTAAAAGTGCTTACTACAAATGTAACGGGGCATTTTGCCTATTTTGCAGACGACGTAATAAGGCAGGATTTTGAAACCGCAGGAATTTTCCTCCTCTATATCCTTGCCTTTCTTTCGGGTGCTTTTGTATCTAATACCCTTGTGGAAGCCACTCAAAAAAACCACCCGCGTTATACCGACGCGGTTCCCGTATTTACAGAAATCCTATTACTTACCGGAGTGGCACTCCTGGCACCTTCTGCCATCCATCGTTTTGCACCGCTGGTTGCCGGGATCCTTTTATTTGCTATGGGACTTCAAAATGCAATGGTTACCCGTATCTCTAATGCAGTGGTGCGCACCACACATCTCACCGGGTTGTTTACCGATCTTGGTATTGAACTTTCGCAGTTATTGTTTTACAGGAAGCCCGAGCAACAGCAAAAGTTGAAAACCTCTGTAAAGTTACGTTTTGCCATCATCAGCTTTTTCTTCCTGGGATGCATCGCCGGGGGCGTTGGCTTTACCAGGTTTCATACACGGATTCTTTTTCTTGCTGTAGCCGTCCTTTTTACCGGCATTATTTATAGTGATATCCGGTACCGGATCCTGCTGCTAAAAAAGAGGACTTTATCGGAAAGCGCCACCTCTCGGCGGTAAGTGGGTTCTCCGGCACCTGCAAAGGCTGTTTATTGATAACCATGAAAGGACATCCGTCAGTTGAGCAGGAGCTCCAGCTTTTTGCGATTTAAA
The sequence above is a segment of the Niabella agricola genome. Coding sequences within it:
- a CDS encoding NAD-dependent epimerase/dehydratase family protein — translated: MNVLVTGSAGHLGEALVRTLRQHSAEVIGLDIRPSAFTTHVGSIENRSFVRECMKGVTTVLHGATLHKPHVATHTMQQFVDTNITGTLNLLQEAVAAGVQAFVFTSTTSVFGDALVPPPGAPAAWITEDVKPQPKNIYGVTKKAAEDLCQLFYRNFGLPCLVLRTSRFFPEKDDDKHMRETFPDENLKANEFLFRRVELEDAVHAHLLAAEKAPSIGWGVYIISATTPFCPADLPALRHNAPEVVLRTVPAYETAYSHRGWKIHQSIDRVYVNEKARKDLGWEPKYDFAYVIARINAGENLRSPLAQLTGSKGYHAERFTDGPYPIN
- a CDS encoding YoaK family protein, with the translated sequence MFRHKGKARRPVHNLKLASLLSFVAGIVNVTGFFSVKVLTTNVTGHFAYFADDVIRQDFETAGIFLLYILAFLSGAFVSNTLVEATQKNHPRYTDAVPVFTEILLLTGVALLAPSAIHRFAPLVAGILLFAMGLQNAMVTRISNAVVRTTHLTGLFTDLGIELSQLLFYRKPEQQQKLKTSVKLRFAIISFFFLGCIAGGVGFTRFHTRILFLAVAVLFTGIIYSDIRYRILLLKKRTLSESATSRR
- a CDS encoding universal stress protein, translated to MKKILFVCDENHYPQGAFEWIKALRKQEAIQVKGLFFTAAGSITEHRPEAGGAPDFHSREPKLFMDQCGSCDIPSQAIEKTKSDWQKSFWEQESRYADLLLFSQELLYAGISGNQPNSYMQQLLRWAACPVLAIPENTVATEHLLVAYDGSPQSIHALKQCCLLFPQYRELPVRIAYVKEEDSDSIPQLQLLTEYALAHFTNVRILKLHWDSEKHFSTWVECFRNPLLVTGAFGRSALSASFRESFITSIIRGHVAPVFIAH
- a CDS encoding beta-L-arabinofuranosidase domain-containing protein, whose product is MTSCINASRQWLLKRIPRKVFDTLEEKSGRVWAPYYTFHKLMQGLLDVYTRTGNEKWYELVCDTAAYVSKRMRLPSP
- a CDS encoding Hsp20/alpha crystallin family protein, giving the protein MKTDHLRNEEQAAYPGGFVPAVNAGSITEILQSVDTETIPPRVNITELKDGYKIDLEAPGLKKENFIIQANKQILTIFAENKNQGLAAGTSYRLHEFNNRYLYRDIVLPPDVSTLFFHIQYDAGILTIHLCKTTGVPEDAQTTACVY